cagcctgcacaTCCTCAGCCTGCACCACCCTGGGTCCTGCCCAAGCCCTGCCCTGGACAGAGCCACcccaggggcagagctggctggggatggggatggggatgggggctGCTGCGAGTCGGCCACGGCCACGGTGGTGGCAGCGGCCATGGCAGTGGCCACGGTGGTGGCGGTGGCACTCACGGCGGTGAAGTTCTCGGGGCCGCAGTCCCGGCCGCGGAAGCGGCAGCTCAGCAGCATGTCGTGGATGGGGTGCCCAGCGCGCTGGTAGAAGGCGGCCAGGTCGTAGCTCTTGCTGGGGAAGAAGCCGGTGAAGTCCGCGGGCTGCCCCAGCGCCCGCAGGTAGCGGGAGAAGTCCTCCCGctccacagccagcagctccttgccCAGCCAGAACAGGTCGTTGGGGGTGAGCTGGGAGCGCCGGATGCGGTTGTAGTTGCAGAGGGTGACGGCGGGGAAGACGAGGACGCGGCTCTCCGCCTCGTCCAGCACGGTGACGTGGGGGTAGGCGGCGTAGTGCCGGACCCGCTCCCCggcctgcagcaggaaggcGCCCAGCGAGGCCAGGAAGGCGCCGGCCCAGAGcaggcggcgcggggcgggggcgccGGGCACGAAGACGTGCCCCAGCCCGTGCAGGGTGCAGGAGCTGGCGAAGGTGGCCAGGCTGGCGGCCCCGCGCACCCCAGTGCCTGGCGGCGCGGCCATGGCGGCCCCGTCCTGCGGCGCGGCTCTGCAGGGGGATTGGGTTTCAGCGCCAGCGCGGGGACGCGGGGGACACGTGAGCGGGCGCGAGGCAGGGCGGCAGCGGGGACCCGGGTGGTGGGGGCACAGCCTGGCCCCCTGGGGGACACAGCCCGTCACCCCGTGGGGACACAGCCCGTCACCCCGTGGGGACACAGCCCGTCACCCTGCTGGGACCCACCCGCCTGCCCAGTGCCGGGGACCCCAGG
The genomic region above belongs to Oxyura jamaicensis isolate SHBP4307 breed ruddy duck unplaced genomic scaffold, BPBGC_Ojam_1.0 oxyUn_random_OJ67118, whole genome shotgun sequence and contains:
- the LOC118159098 gene encoding uncharacterized protein LOC118159098 translates to MGLGAQGCSGPKQPTAPPSPVPNAAPLGGLRGAPQPAWDGRGVGGTGGWGWVRDGSRVRGLLCFWGSFGWGLWWRGVGGSHISVGSRLRLALWVLASCSLGSPALGRRVGPSRVTGCVPQGARLCPHHPGPRCRPASRPLTCPPRPRAGAETQSPCRAAPQDGAAMAAPPGTGVRGAASLATFASSCTLHGLGHVFVPGAPAPRRLLWAGAFLASLGAFLLQAGERVRHYAAYPHVTVLDEAESRVLVFPAVTLCNYNRIRRSQLTPNDLFWLGKELLAVEREDFSRYLRALGQPADFTGFFPSKSYDLAAFYQRAGHPIHDMLLSCRFRGRDCGPENFTAVSATATTVATAMAAATTVAVADSQQPPSPSPSPASSAPG